A region of the Gallaecimonas mangrovi genome:
GGTATCACCCGCGACAACCTGTTAATGCGGATGAAGGACGAAGAATGGGATTCGGTGATCGACACCAACCTTAAATCCCTTTATCGTCTGTCCAAGGCAGTGTTGCGCCCAATGATGAAAAAACGGGTCGGCCGGATCATCTCGGTCGGTTCTGTGGTTGGCACCATGGGCAACCAGGGACAGGTTAACTACGCAGCCGCCAAGGCGGGTTTGCTGGGCTTTACCAAGTCTCTGGCTCGCGAGCTGGCATCGCGCAATATCACCGTTAATGCGGTAGCTCCGGGTTTTATCGATACCGATATGACACGCGAGTTGACTGAAGAGCAAAAAGCCGGGATCTTCGGGCAAGTACCCCTTGCACGTTTGGGCGATCCTAAAGAAATTGCCAGTGCTGTTGCCTTTTTGGCCTCTCAAGAGGCGGGCTATATCACTGGTGAAACCCTGCACGTCAATGGCGGCATGGTGATGGCGTAAGTGGTGGGAAATTGCGCTAAGTGCGTCTAATTTCGGCATTAAGTCGTGGTTTGACCAGCAACTTCGCGGAATTCCTTTCCCTTGCAAAGATTTGGGGATCGAATACACTACCCCCCATTCGCTATTCACAGCGTACTGCTAAGGAAATAACAAGCTATGAGCACTATCGAAGAACGCGTTAAGAAAATCATCGTCGAGCAACTGGGCGTTAAAGAAGAAGAAGTGAAAAACGAAGCTTCTTTCGTAGACGATCTCGGCGCTGACTCTCTGGACACCGTTGAGCTGGTGATGGCGCTGGAAGAAGAGTTTGACACTGAGATCCCGGACGAAGAAGCCGAGAAGATCACTACCGTGCAAGCGGCTATC
Encoded here:
- the fabG gene encoding 3-oxoacyl-ACP reductase FabG, whose translation is MSLAGKVALVTGASRGIGRAIAERLTAQGATVFGTATSEKGAQAISDYLGEGRGLNLNVTDNDSIEATLSTIKERAGDVDILVNNAGITRDNLLMRMKDEEWDSVIDTNLKSLYRLSKAVLRPMMKKRVGRIISVGSVVGTMGNQGQVNYAAAKAGLLGFTKSLARELASRNITVNAVAPGFIDTDMTRELTEEQKAGIFGQVPLARLGDPKEIASAVAFLASQEAGYITGETLHVNGGMVMA
- the acpP gene encoding acyl carrier protein gives rise to the protein MSTIEERVKKIIVEQLGVKEEEVKNEASFVDDLGADSLDTVELVMALEEEFDTEIPDEEAEKITTVQAAIDYVTAHQG